GGGAGAAGATTTTCAGGGCCTCATCGATCTGCGACAGCTTCTTCTCCAGCTCCACCCGCCTCTTCTGAATGCTCAGGGTGTCGGCCCGCACCGGCAGCATCACAAGGTCCTTCACCAGCTGCTCCTGGCCTGCGGACGGCAGGGAGCTGGTGAGAGGGGGCACAGCCATGACTTTCCTGCTGTAGCACTAAGCACTGGTTCTCACTCGCCGGAGACCAGCTAACAGGCCATTATGTGGTCCCCAGAGCAGCTGACCTGCTACACCCACACAAAGGCCCCTGTTCACAGAGGCAGCATGTCACAGGGGGAAAAAGCCACCCTGCACTGAGACCCCCCCCCAGAACATTGTGTCCCACTCCGCGCATCACACTTCTGCAGGCCCTtcagctggagggagagggggcggCTGGGCTGGGGCGGGCTGGGCGTCTGACTGtccaggggggagaggggagattaGCACCATGGATCCTAGAAGAGTGACACCCCACGGCCGAGGCTAGCGCTGCAGTCAGCAGAACCGTCCTCTGGCATAGCGTGTGGCTCTGCAGAGCCGCACGGGCTCATCTCTTCCCACCCTTCCGGGGAGGCCTCTCCAGCAGGCGCCAGTGGTTCTCCTCCTCTTACTCTGCTTCAGGTTGGTGAGGGTTTCCAGCCGCTCACTCTCTGGCATCATGGTGTGACCTGGTGGCATGTCAGGGTCGGGCAGGTTTCGCTGCCGTTCCTCCATCTCCCTGCGCCAGTGATCCTTCCGCTCCAGCAGGCTGCCGAGGGAGAAGGAGGGTTCGTCAGCACGTGCGGCGAGGGAAGGGATCCAGGAAGGGCCAGGTGGCCGGGGGCAAGAGGCTCAGATGGGACAGGGATGGGTGCCAGGCTCACCAATACTGGCCCAGCAGGAGCTGACTTGTCACCCTACTGAGCGACAGACTGCCCTGGAAACCATGGGCCTCAGTCTCTCCAAAGGCCTGGCACAGCACAGGCAGCGCAGGCTTCCCACACAGCATGGTgccagcacagggccagggccagggccagggccagggccagggcctgaTCTGGAGGAATCAGCCCTGTGGCATCTCCACACAGCCCTAGGCTCCGGGCTTTGCTCGGTCCCCTACGGGTGTCGCTCCGGAGGCCCCACCGGCCATTGTTGGACATGCTCGGCACTTAGGGGAAGTGACTCAGGCACTGAGGAGCCTTTCAATGAGActgaggctcctaagtcactttggctCCCATTCCCAGCAGAGCTGAGCACCCGCAAGGCAGCAGGAGTAGCTAACACTCAGCAGCTTCATTGCGCAGAGCCACCAGGCCGCGCTGCGCAGCCTTCCCTGGCCCCGCTGCCCTGCACACAGCAGCTTCGTCAGGGATTTCGTTGGATCCTCTTGGGCCAAGCTCATTGCTGGTGCAACTGCACCGACCCCGGGAGCTCACTAGGCAGAGTGGCGAAGGAGCACGCTGCTGCGAGAGAAGCCGCTGCTGTCCCACGCACGGCGCAGCAAGTGGGTACAGGCTTGCTCGTGACAGAGGCGCCGGCTGGGCAGGAGCCTACGTACTACTGGGGCACGTGGCCCTTCTGCTTGGCGTTGTACTCCTCCTGCTCTCGGCGCTTCTGCTCCAGCACCTCGGCCAGTGACTGCAGCGAGCGCGAGCGCCGCATAGGGGCCCGCTTGGCGGTGCGGGCATTGTGGCTGACGAAGTCGACGCTGGTGCCTTCTACCTggatctggaaggaaagggggcAGCATGAGAGGCCAGACAGCAGTGACCCCCCTGCAAAGCATGGGGCCTTCTGCGGCTGGAGTGAAGGAACCTGTGCAGAGCGAGATGCAGGAGCGATTCTGGAGCACCAGGAGCATGGAGCCAGGGGAGCACAGTCCCTCACCTTGGCATCAGTGTGCGgtgctcctgcagcctctgtgtctgtcaccgCTCTCGTTTTGGCAGGGCTGGGCGACAGCGACCGGCGTGGCTGGACCCCGGAGCCGCAGCGGGAATAGGCCCGGAGGAATTTCTGagactctgggtttggggggggagagctctcctgcgaaatgcagagggagagagagagagagacactactGCTGGGACAGGGCAAACCACACGGCAAAGCCCCTCAGGGCCCAGGATCACCCAGGAGTTCAATGGTAGATGGGCGaccccaggccctgctgctgcaTGCCACGGGAAGGTCTCCTCGAGGAGGCAGCCAGGCAGGGAACTCAGCCAGCAGGGGATACGCGGAGCCAGATCCTGCCAGTGAATTCAATGGCCTAATGCAGATTTACAATGGAGTGACACTGGAGTATGACACAGGAATCTGAAGAAGCAAACCCATGGGCTGCCAGTGAATTTAGCACTCGGACATACAGTGCCCTGAGTGCCCCCAGACAGGCCTAGGCTTCACACTGCAGCCAGCTGTGGCAGGGACTAGAATAcctgtgtgacaaagtgggaattttctgtaatctTTTTATTATGCCTCTGCGTGCTTCAGTGTCCCTCTGCACTTTGCATTGTCACCCAGTGGTTGCAACTAGGGCAGAGCGGGAGACTGAGGGAGGTGTCACTGGCTGGGGTGGGATGAATGGGGCGTTAAAGAACTGGCTGAAACCGACCCATATCAGTGGAGGATCCAGAACAACGGGAGCCCCAGGGGCCGAACGACTGACACCTAGCCTGGGAAATCTCCAGTTGGAGGTACACGTGACCTCCAAGTGGGTTGTCAGGGAAGGGCTAAGTGGTGGCTTTTGGGTAGACTCAGCAACTCTCTCTGGAGATGGAATTAACAGCACCATGGCTGGGTGGAGTGCGGGCAT
This genomic stretch from Lepidochelys kempii isolate rLepKem1 chromosome 12, rLepKem1.hap2, whole genome shotgun sequence harbors:
- the ENKD1 gene encoding enkurin domain-containing protein 1 isoform X1, translating into MSEGPSRISGPIPPDPTLFPDYYKRPLSARGRLEGNALKLDFFSGPLAPDPSLYPTCHSARPAHPAPRIRPNGQDILEKGQKGTVGVLLKLEGISLYREPPLKRKEAKDHEKENVRRMREIQRKCKEKELAREHSHPKPMKALWKSQKYENVESKVKAKLQESSPPPNPESQKFLRAYSRCGSGVQPRRSLSPSPAKTRAVTDTEAAGAPHTDAKIQVEGTSVDFVSHNARTAKRAPMRRSRSLQSLAEVLEQKRREQEEYNAKQKGHVPQYLLERKDHWRREMEERQRNLPDPDMPPGHTMMPESERLETLTNLKQSQEQLVKDLVMLPVRADTLSIQKRRVELEKKLSQIDEALKIFSRPKVFIKLDS
- the ENKD1 gene encoding enkurin domain-containing protein 1 isoform X2; its protein translation is MSEGPSRISGPIPPDPTLFPDYYKRPLSARGRLEGNALKLDFFSGPLAPDPSLYPTCHSARPAHPAPRIRPNGQDILEKGQKGTVGVLLKLEGISLYREPPLKRKEAKDHEKENVRRMREIQRKCKEKELAREHSHPKPMKALWKSQKYENVESKVKAKLQESSPPPNPESQKFLRAYSRCGSGVQPRRSLSPSPAKTRAVTDTEAAGAPHTDAKIQVEGTSVDFVSHNARTAKRAPMRRSRSLQSLAEVLEQKRREQEEYNAKQKGHVPQYLLERKDHWRREMEERQRNLPDPDMPPGHTMMPESERLETLTNLKQTPCRPQARSSW